The Planctomycetota bacterium region GCCCGTCGGGAAAGGGACCGGCCTCGGGCTTTATATGGCGTACAAGATCGTCCGGGCGCACGGCGGGAGGATCTCCGTCTCCTCGAAGGTCGGCGAGGGGACCGAAGTGACCGTTCGCCTGCCGATGGAGCGCGGCGCGGGGGCCGCCCGCGGGCGCCGGACGCTTTCCGTCAAGGAGGGTACATGACGGGCACGCAGCCGGCACGGCGTCCCCGCGCGCGCCGGGGGGAGCCTCCCGGGCGCACGCTCGTCGTCTGCGTGGACGACGAGCCTCACATCCTGGCGGCCCTGGCGCGTCTCTTGCGCGAGGAACCCTACGAGGTGCGGACCACCACCGATCCGGAGGAAGCGCTGTCCTGGGTGCGGACGGGGGAGGTCTCCGTCCTCGTGGCGGACTACCGGATGCCCGGAATGAGCGGAACGACGCTTCTGCAGCTCGCCAAGGCCTTCTCCCCGCGGACCCGCCGGATCATGCTCACGGGCTATCCGGGCGAGACGCTGCTGATCTCGGCCGGCGAGATCGGGCTCATGGATCTCGTCGGCAAACCCTGGGACGACGAGGCCCTGAAGGAGCTGATCCGGGACCGCCTGGCGTGGTCCGATCCGGAATGATCCCCCTTCAGAGGGTCTTCTTCTGAAGCGGCGAGCCGCACAGGCAGACCACCGTTCGCGGACCGGCGAGCGCGTGCCGCGAGGCGCGGTTCACGACGATCTCGAGCCCGCAGTCGGGGTTGGAGCACACGTAGATCTCGCCTCGATCCCACACCATAAACCGCTCCTTTCTTCCGGCTCTGAGCCGCCCTGATATCGATTCCGGCCGGAGCGGCGCGTTACCCGGGCCCGGCCGCGGTCACTCCCGCCCGAAGGCCCTTCTCAGCGCCGCCTTGGCCCGCTCCAGACGCGCGCGCCGTTCCGGGGAGAGGCCGCGCCCGGCGCGGTTGATGAACCAATTGAGCATGGACATGGCGGACTGGAACTTCGTGCGCGCCCGGGTTCGCGGGCTCCGCTCGGCGGCGCGTTTCAGTCCGCGGGCGATCTCCTCCGGCGAACCCCGGAAGAGCCCCTCGGGAAGGTCCAGGGCGTTGGACGTCTCCTGGACGCGGCGGATCCACCCGCCGCGGCGGCGCCGGGCGGCTCCCATGGTTCCTATCCGGTTTTCCGCCGGCTTCGGCGGGCGGAGGATTCCATCGGCGGCGGCGGCTCCGGCCGGGAGATTCCCTGGAGGACCTTGCCCGCCCGGCTGGGGCTTTCGACCCGCGCCACTTTCGCCTGGGAGAGGTAGCCGACCCGCGCCCCTTCGGCGCCGATCACCGGAAGGCGGCGGATCTGCCGGTCGTGCATGATCCGCTCCGCCTCCTCCAGAGGAGCGTCCTCCGACACGGTGTGGAGACGCGCCCGGGTCATCACGTCGGCGACCCGGGTCTCGGAGGAACCCTTTCCCTCCGCGATGACCCGCACGGTGATGTCGCGGTCCGTGAGGATGCCCACGAGACGGTCGCCTTCGCAGACGGGGAGAGAGCCGATGTTCCGGGCCTTCATCGTCTCGGCCGCTTCGCGGACGGTCATGTTCGGGCGGGCGGTCTCGACCTCGCGCGACATGACGTCTTTGACCTTCCTGGCCGTATCCATGGAGGCAAATCTCCTTCGACGGGCGGTCTTTCGTGCCGTTCGGACGAGAGGTCAGCCTTCGAGCCGCTCCTTCCGGGCCCGGGTCTGCGCGGCCTTGCGGGCCGCCTCGGAGAGCGTCTCCGGCCCCTTGGTCTCGACGGCCTTCTGCGCGGCCCGGCGGCGTTCTTCAGGCGGGCGCGCCGCGGCCGCCTCGCGGGCCTGTTCGGAGAGGGCCTCCGGGGTCAGCGTTCCCTTGGGCATTTGGGCCACAGCCTTCCGGCCGGCCCGTTCACGGACGGCGCGAGGCTGGCGGCTCAGCCGCGTGCGGGCGGCCTTCCGGGCGGCCGCGCGGCGGCGCGCGCCCTTCCGGGCGCCGGGGGATCGGCGCTCCTCGGCGGGATCCTCGGCGGCACAGGTCATGACGGACTCCTCCGGACCGGGAGATGCATCCGCCGGCGGCGGCCGGCGGCAGAAGCGAATTTCCCACCTGAAGGAGCCCGGCCGCGGAGGGGACGTTATGGAGGCGTTCTCCTCAGGCCGACGTCCGGTAGACGATCCGCCCCCGCGTCAGGTCGTAGGGGCTCATCTCGACGATGACCTTGTCTCCCGGAAGGATCTTGACGAAATGCATCCTCATCCGGCCGGCCACGTGAGCCAGGATCAGGTGGGACGGGTTTCGGGCCAGGGAGACGCGGAACATGCCGTTGGGCAGCATCTCCTTGACCACTCCTTCGACTCGGACGGCTTCTTCCTTGGCCATGCGGGAGCGTTCGGAAGGGGGGACGCCCCAAAGCGCGAGGCGGTTATCCCGGTCGGCGTTACGGAGCGGCGGAGGCGTTTTTGCCGATCCGGAGGGATCCGCGTTCCGTCTAATTAAACAGGCGGATTGACGGGAGGCAGGTATGAGATGGGCTCTCGCGGCGGTCGTTCTGGCGGCGGCATGCGGTCCCGATCGCACCGCGCCCGGAGGGCGGTTGGAGGGGAGCGCCGAAAGCGGCTTTGAGATTTTCGGACCGTTCACGCATGAGAACCTGTCGGTGTTCCTGATCCGCAAGCCCGGCGCGCCCCGGGGGGACGAGGGCATGCTGACGCTCGAGGAGGCCCTGAACGCGGGGGCGCTTCGCGTGGCGGAGAAGGCCGAAGGCGCGGAAGTGAACGCGCTCGAGGTGGAAAACGCGGGGGACCGGCCCGTCTACATTCAGGCGGGCGACACGGTCAAGGGGGGCAAGCAGGATCGAACGATCGCGATCGACTTCATCCTCCCGCCGCGCTCGGGAAAGACGAAGGTGGACGTCTTCTGCGTGGAGCCCGACCGGTGGCGGGTTCGGCAAGGCGGAGGTCTGAGGTTTGAGACCGCTTCGGTTGGGGTGGCCACGAACGAGCAAAAGATCGCCCTCAAGAGCGAACGCAGCCAGTCCGCGGTGTGGGAGGCGGGCCGCAAGGTCAATCAGGCGCTGGCCGCCAAGGCGATGACGGCGAGCCCGCACGAGTCCTACGTTCTGGCGGCGGAGGATCCCAAGGTTAAGGATCGCACGGAAGCGTACGTGAAGGCCCTGGTCGGAGTCGTGGAGGGCCGGGAGGAACTCGTGGGAGCGTCCTTCGCCGTCAACGGCGAGCCGACCTCCGTCGAGATCTACGCGACGACGGCGCTTTTTCGGAAGCTCTGGGCCAAGCTTCTGCGCGCCGCGGCCGTGGAGGCCTTCGCGGCGCGGCCGGATCGGCCGGCGGTCAAGGTCCCCGCCGCCTCGGACGTTGCCGCGTTGCTGCGCGCGGCGGATCCGGGAGAGTCCCAGGTGCGGGAGCTTCCGAACGGGATCCGCATGAGGAGCCGGCTCGGCACGCAGGCCTGCCGCTTCGACACGGAGGCGAACGGCGAGCTTCTGCACCTGCAAGTGATCAAACGGTAAGGCGGCCGGCGCGCGATGGTGAGGGGGGTGGGATTCGAACCCACGACCCACGGCTTAAAAAACCGTTGCTCTACCTCTGAGCTACCCCCCCAG contains the following coding sequences:
- a CDS encoding response regulator, whose translation is MTGTQPARRPRARRGEPPGRTLVVCVDDEPHILAALARLLREEPYEVRTTTDPEEALSWVRTGEVSVLVADYRMPGMSGTTLLQLAKAFSPRTRRIMLTGYPGETLLISAGEIGLMDLVGKPWDDEALKELIRDRLAWSDPE
- a CDS encoding DUF6569 family protein → MRWALAAVVLAAACGPDRTAPGGRLEGSAESGFEIFGPFTHENLSVFLIRKPGAPRGDEGMLTLEEALNAGALRVAEKAEGAEVNALEVENAGDRPVYIQAGDTVKGGKQDRTIAIDFILPPRSGKTKVDVFCVEPDRWRVRQGGGLRFETASVGVATNEQKIALKSERSQSAVWEAGRKVNQALAAKAMTASPHESYVLAAEDPKVKDRTEAYVKALVGVVEGREELVGASFAVNGEPTSVEIYATTALFRKLWAKLLRAAAVEAFAARPDRPAVKVPAASDVAALLRAADPGESQVRELPNGIRMRSRLGTQACRFDTEANGELLHLQVIKR
- a CDS encoding DUF3175 domain-containing protein, with product MGAARRRRGGWIRRVQETSNALDLPEGLFRGSPEEIARGLKRAAERSPRTRARTKFQSAMSMLNWFINRAGRGLSPERRARLERAKAALRRAFGRE
- a CDS encoding CBS domain-containing protein, encoding MDTARKVKDVMSREVETARPNMTVREAAETMKARNIGSLPVCEGDRLVGILTDRDITVRVIAEGKGSSETRVADVMTRARLHTVSEDAPLEEAERIMHDRQIRRLPVIGAEGARVGYLSQAKVARVESPSRAGKVLQGISRPEPPPPMESSARRSRRKTG
- the infA gene encoding translation initiation factor IF-1 — translated: MAKEEAVRVEGVVKEMLPNGMFRVSLARNPSHLILAHVAGRMRMHFVKILPGDKVIVEMSPYDLTRGRIVYRTSA